DNA from Synechococcus sp. CBW1108:
TTGTTCAAGGCCGGGCTGGGCCCAATGGGCCAGCCGTAACGTGACCAAACCCGGTTCGCTCCTGTCAATGACCGTGACCGCCAGCAGCGGCAGCACCAGGGTTGCCGCCCAGCGCTACGACACCCTGCCGCTTTCCAGCGTTCGTCAGGCGGAGCAACAGGACCGCTTCCCCGACGGCGGGGAGCTTGAAACGCTGAAGGCGTTTTACCAGAGTGGCCAGCAGCGCTTAGAAGCTGCACGCCGCATCTCTAAAAACGCTGATTTCATCGTGGCCAAGGCGGCCAACCGGATCTTCTCCGGCGGCACGCCGCTCTCCTACCTCGACGCGCCGCTGAGCACCTCCGGCCCCAGCGCCAGCGACGCCACCCCCTTGGCCGCTGACCAGGCCGCCTTCCAGCGTTCGGTGCAGACCTTCGCCCAGGGCACCGGCAACTCCAGCGGCAACCTAATCACACGCTTACTCGAAAGCACAGGTGGCGACGCCGATGTAAGGGTTGTGCTGCCCACCGGCTTCAGCCCGATTGCCGTGGGCCGTTACGGCACCGATCGGATGCGCAAGTCGCTGCGCGACATGGGCTGGTTCCTCCGCTATGTGGGCTACGCCCTGGTGGCAGGAGACCCCAGCATCCTGGCCGTGAACACCCGCGGCCTGCGCGACATATTGGAGAAGGCTTGCTCCTTGGCGGCTACCAATGTGGCCCTGCAGGAAATGCGCGCCGCAGCCGCCGGCCTCTGCAAAGACAACCCCCAGGCACGCGAGCTGGTGATCCAGTACTTCAACGTGCTGCTCGCCGAACTGCAGGTGGCCACTCCAAGCACCCGGCAGCGCCTCGGCAGCCCTGAAAGTCAGGGCCTCCAACTGCCTGCCATTTATGCCCTAGCCGCTGACGGTAAGCAGCGCTTCATCATGCGGCCGCGCCTAAGTGGTGCCCAAAAGGCCGAAGTGATTCGGGCCGCCTACCGCCAGGTGTTCGAGCGCGACATCGCCAAGGCCTACAGCCAGACGCCCTGCCCGGTCGAAGCCACCCAGGTGCGTCAGGGCCAGCTGTCGATGCGGGAATTCATTCGCTCCCTCGGCCACAGCAAGGAATATCGCCAGCAGTTTTTCGGCCGCTTCTCCAATAGCCGGGCGGTTGAGCTGGCCTTCCGCCACTTCCTCGGTCGCGGCATCAGCTCACGTGAGGAATTTACCCGCTACTTCGACATCGTCAGCGTCCAAGGCCTGAATGGCCTAGTGGATTCCCTGATCAACACCCAGGAATACGCCAGGGTGTTTGGCGAGGAAACCGTGCCCTATCTGCGCGATCTCGGTGAAGAAGCCCAGGAGAGTGCCGGCTGGGGATCAAACCGCAAGCTGTTCCGCTTCAGCGCTCCCTTTGAAGGTGCGCCCCAGTACGTCACCCTTTACGCCTCCTATCGCCAACCCTTCGCAGATCAGCATGTCTACGGCGGGGGTAACGATCCCCTGGCCCTCAACTACGGCGCGATTTTCCCTTCCGGCACCGCTTCGGTGGCCACCAGGCCCGCCCCCTATGGCTACGACAGCCGCCGCATCCTGATCGGCAATGGCCTGGCCCAGCCTGGCCAGATGGACAGCGTCCAGTTCCGCAAGGCCACTCCCCGCCGAGTGGGTCCCAAGGTTGTGCGGCTCCAGCAGATTGCAACCGGCGGCAGCTCCGTGCCCCGCCGCGGCGGCCAACCCAGCATTCGTGGCACTGAAGCCAGCACCCAGGCAGTTATTAATGCGGTCTATGTGCAAGTTTTAGGCACTGCTGGCTATGCCGGAGAGCGCAATAAAGTTGAGGAAATCAAGCTCGAGAACGGCGATATCAGCCTGCGAGAGTTTATCCGCCAGGTCGCCCGTTCCAAGGCCTTCCGCCGCCGGTATTGGAGCGGCCTTTACATCACCAAGGCCATCGAGGTGATCCATCGCCGGCTGCTAGGTCGCCCAACCTTCGGGCGATGGGAAATTGACGGCTACTTCGATACCGCAGCCCGCACCGGCTTCTATGGGGTAGTCGACGGGATTCTCAACAGCAGCGAATACAACGAAACCTATGGCGAAGACACAGTCCCCTACGAGCGTTTTGTCACCGCTACTGATCGAAATGCCCGCAAGGTGCCCGGCCTCAACCGCCCCTTCGACGCATCTTCCTATGCCAATGAATTTGCCCAGGACAAACGTCCAAACGTGCCCGTTGATCAGACCATACGCACTACCGGGGATATAACCAATCGAAATTTGTCGGCGCGCCGGCAGATTGTCGTGGGGAGCTGGACAGCCCAGACCGTCGGAGGCGAAACCATGAAGGCATCTCAGCCCCAAGACAACTTCACCCCGGGACCAGGCAGCATCCGTCAAGCACCTGCACCGAGTCGCCGCTGGAAGCAGACCCCTATGTCCAGCAACGCCCTCTGAAGCCTCAGCACAGCCTGCCGCTGTGGAGCTGATAAACTGCTCGAAAGCACATAGGGTTTGTCAACCGGCCAGGCGCCACCATGGTGAGCCAGATTCATACAGGATTACCCCAAGGGCAAAGCCGCCGCCAAAGCGTGGGGCGCCTTGCTTAGCCTGAACGCACCAGTAGTGAAACCCAGTGCAACAAGAGCTGGAAAGCGTCTACAAGTATCTGCTAAATAGAATCACTGTTGCTGAATAGCCCATAGGAAACATCTAATTCCAATTACACAACCAGCAACTCACGGTGGAGGAGCTGGTTAGCAAAGTAGCTGGCAACGAACATTTCCAACGACGCCTGAACCGCATGGCACCCCTACGCACTGCTTCATCGGACTATCTCGCCCTGCTCGGTCGAGCTCCCCAACTCGATGAGGTGAGCGCATTCCCGTGATCACGGTGATCCGCACCCGAAGATTGCGTTCCTAGCCCAAAAACCCCTCCCGGAGACACTTCAGGCGAAGGAGGGGGATGATTCATGACAACAATTGTCGCAAAAGTTGAGCCGAAAGTCGAAACAAGTGGGGCGGTTAGCGGAGCAAAATGATGAATAATTGCTACGCCAAGCCGCTGTCGCCAAAATTGAACAAAGCCATTGCGCCGCAGCGGGTTCTCCTAACACAAGCGCCGTGAAGAACTGTTACCGCCAAGGGGGCGGTGATTGGGCTTTGCCGCAGAATGATTAGGTGATCGGCGCAAGTCGATCCATTCCCTTACCCACCGGATATCGGTCTCCTTCAAGGCGGCCGCTTGTTTCGAGGCAGAACTGCATGAGCATCGTCTCCAACTCGATCATCAACGCGGATGCGGAAGCCCGCTATCTCAGCCCTGGTGAACTCGACCAGATCAAGTCCTTCGTGGCCGCTGGTCAACGTCGTATTCGGGTCGCCCAGGTTCTAGGCGAAAGCCGCGAGCGCATCGTCAAAACCGCTGGTGGCGCGCTGTTTCAGCGGCGTCCCGACGTGATTTCTCCCGGCGGAAACGCGTACGGCGAGGAGATGACCGCTTCGTGTCTTCGCGACATGGACTACTACCTGCGCTTGGTGACCTACGGGATTATCGCCGGCGATGTAACACCCATCGAAGAGGTTGGAATCATCGGAGCGAAGGAGATGTATCGCTCGCTCGGGACTCCCCTCGATGCCATGGCGGAATCCGTGCGTGAAATGAAGTCGGCTGCCATGGGCCTACTCACCGGCTCTGACGCCGAGGAAGCTGGCTTCTACTTCGACTACGTCATTGGCGCCCTCTCCTAAGACAGCGTTCTTTTACTACTCCCCGCCACCAAAGCTGGATTCATGCAAGACGCCATCACGAACGTAATTAATCAGGCCGACGTTCAGGGCCTGTACCTGGACGACTCGGCTATGGGCCGCTTAGAGCAGTACTTCACCAGTGGTGAACTGCGCGTTCGCGCCGCTGCCACCATCAGCTCGAATGGTTCAGCAATCATCAGAGAGGCCGTGGCCAAGTCGCTGCTCTATTCGGACATCACCCGTCCGGGCGGCAACATGTATACAACCCGTCGCTATGCAGCCTGCATCCGCGACCTGGACTACTACCTGCGCTACGCCACCTACGCCATGCTGGCCGGTGACACCTCGATCCTGGACGAGCGGGTGCTCAATGGTCTCAAGGAAACCTACAACTCCCTAGGCGTGCCCATCGGCGCCACGGTCCAGTCGATCCAGGCCATGAAGGAGACCACCGCTTCCCTGGTGGGTCCGGATGCCGGTCGGGAAATGGCCGTTTATTTTGATTACATCTGCTCCGGCCTGGGCAACTGATCCCTGCCAGCGGCACACCCGAGGATCATCTCCATGCGTCTGTTCAAGATCACGGCCTGCATCCCCAGCCCGGAAAAGAGCCGCACCCAGCGTGAGCTTCAGAACACCTATTTCACCAAATGGGTGCCCTACGACAGCTGGTTTGCTGAACAGCAGCGAATCATGAAGCAGGGCGGCAAGATTCTCAAGGTGGAACTGGCCACGGGCCGCCGCCAACAAAACGTCGGCAACTGAGCTCCCGGCCAGGCCGAATCCCCTTAGCAACCCAGAGCCCGGCCCAGGCCGGGCTTTTTTATGGGCCATTTTTGGTTAACCATTCCCCACCGGAGGCTCGACAACCACCCCTGGTGCACGGCTGAATGGGGCCTCGTGATGGCGTTTTCCAAGCCATCCCCACCTTCAGCCATTGGCTCGAACCGCAACCCGCCGTCGCAACAGCGAACCGCCCCCCCGTTCCAAAAAAGCTTGGGGCCTGTTGCCCTTGCCATGGGAGCAGTGGCCCGCAGAAGCGCGCCTGCTGCTGGCGATGGTGGGCCTGTGGAGCGGAATCGGCCTGCTGGTGCTCACCTCGGCCAGTTGGTGGGTCGCCGAACGGGAAATGGGGGATGGAGCCTTCTATCTCAAGCGGCAGCTGATCTGGATGGTGGCCAGCTGGGGGTTGCTCTGGCTGGGCCTGAGCACCAGCCTGCGGCGTTGGTTGCATCTGGCTCCCCTGGGCCTGTGGGGCGGCATCCTGCTGATCGCGGCCACCCTTGTGATGGGCAGCACCGTCAACGGTGCCAGCCGCTGGCTGGTGATCGGGCCGGTTCAGCTCCAACCATCGGAATTGGTCAAGCCCTTCCTGGTGCTGCAAGGGGCCGCCCTGTTTGCCCACTGGAAACGCATCGGCATCGACCAGAAACTGCTGTGGCTAGGGGTGTTTGGGGCCCTGATCCTGCTGATCCTCAAGCAGCCCAACCTCAGCACAGCCGCCCTTTCCGGCTTGCTGCTCTGGCTGATGGCCATGGCCGCCGGCCTCTCGATGCCCCTGCTGCTGGGCGCGGCCGGAGCTGGGGGGCTGCTCGGCATGGGCAGCATCATGCTCAACGAATACCAGCGCATCAGGGTGGTGTCTTTCCTCAATCCCTGGAGTGACGCCCAGGGGGATGGCTACCAGCTGGTGCAGAGCCTGTTGGCAATCGGCTCGGGAGGCTTGTTGGGGGAAGGGTTTGGCCTTTCCACCCAGAAGCTGCAATATCTGCCGATTCAGAGCACCGACTTCATTTTCGCGGTGTTTGCCGAGGAGTTTGGCTTTGTGGGCTCGGTGGGGTTGCTGCTGTTTTTGATGCTGTTTGGCTTCGTGGGGCTGCGGGTCGCCCTGAGCTGCCGCAGCAACCAGCAGCGGCTGATCGCCATTGGCTGCACCACCCTGCTGCTGGGCCAGTCGATCCTGAATATCGCCGTGGCCAGCGGCGCCATGCCGACCACAGGCCTGCCCCTGCCCCTGATCAGTTACGGCGGCAATTCCCTGATGGCCAGCCTGCTGGTCTGCGGCTTGCTGATCCGTTGCTCCCTGGAAGCCGGTGGCCTGGCCCCTACTCCCCGCCGCCGCCGCCGCACAGCACCTGCCCGATAGGCTGGGTCCATGATCAGCCTTGGGCCCCAATTGGCCGACTGGGCCCGCACTAGCGAGGCCCTGCTGCAGCACTCCCTAGCCAGCCCCACCCCGAGCACCGTGGCTGTGGTTTTTGCCGGGGGTCTGCTCACCAGCCTGGGCCCCTGTTCCCTCTCGCTGCTGCCGGTGACCCTGGCCTACCTGGCCGGCTTCAGCGGCCCTGCCGGCAGCCAGGAACTGGAGCGCCAGGCCCCCTGGAAGCGCAGCCTCAGCTTTGCCGCTGGCATCGTGGCAGCCCTGGTGCTGCTCGGCCTGGTGAGCGGCTTCCTGGGCCGCATCTACGGCCAGATTCCCGGGCTCGTACCCATCGTGGTGGCCCTGCTGGCCCTGCTGATGGGCCTCAATCTGCTGGGCCTGCTCAGGCTGCCTCTGCCCGCGGGGCCCGATCCTGAGATTTGGCGCCGCAAAGTGCCTGCCCCGCTGGCACCTCTGGCCGCTGGCCTGGCCTTCGGCCTGGCCGCAACCCCCTGCACCACCCCCGTGCTGGCAGTGCTGCTGGCCTGGATGGCCCAGAACGGCAAACCCCTGGTTGGGATGCTGCTGCTCAGCAGCTTTGGCGCCGGCCAGGTGGTGCCGCTGCTGCTGGCCGGCACCGCCGCCGCCAGCCTGCCCGGCCTGCTCAGCCTGCGCCGCGTCGGCCAATGGGTGCCCCCGATCAGCGGGGTGGTGCTGGTCACCACCGGGGCCGTCACCCTGGTGGCCAACTGGAGATGAAGGCCCTCCCCCGGCTGGTGGCCCTGATCTCCGATCTGCGCCTGGCGATCGTGCTGCTGCTGGTGATAGCCATCGCCAGCGGCGTGGGCACAGCCATCCCCCAGCGGGAAACGGCGGAGTTTTACCATCGGCTCTACGACCCCCAGCCCTGGCTTGGCCTGCTACCTGGCGAAGGGGTACTGGCCCTGCAGCTCGACCACATCTATTCCAGCGGCTGGTTTCTGGGATTACTGGCCTGGCTGGCCCTGGCCTTGCTGCTGTGCAGCTGGCGGCGCCAATGGCCCGCCCTGCGGGCATCGCTGCGCTGGATTGACTACCGCAAGCCGCGCCAACTCAGCAAGCTGAGCCTGGCCGAAAGCCTCGCCACCGACCAGCCCGGAGCAAGCCTTGAAAAGTTGGCCCAACTGCTGCAGGGCAAGGGCTGGCAGATCCGCCGCCAGGGGGATCGCCTGGCGGCTCGCAAGGGGCTGCTGGGCAAGGTTGGCCCCCTGCTGGTACACGCCGGCATGGTGGTGCTGATGCTGGGGGCCGCCTGGGGGGCCGTGGCAGGCCAGCGTGCCGAGCAATACCTGGCCCCCGGCCGCAGCCTGGAGCTGATGGATAGCCGGGGCAGCAGCAAGCTCACCCTCGCCCTCGACAACTTCTCCATCCAGCGCGATCCGGCCGGCCGGCCAGAGCAATTCACCTCCCAGCTGCGCATCCTCGAAGGCGATGGCAGCGGCGGCAGCCTGCTGAAACAGGCCCAGATCAGCGTGAACCACCCCCTGCGCTTCCAAGGGGTGACCCTCTACCAGGCCGACTGGGCCCTGGCGGCAATCAGCCTGCAGCTGGGCAGGAGTCCGCTGCTGCAGTTGCCCCTGCAGAGCTTCCCCCAGCTGGGCGAGCAGGTGTGGGGACTCGTGCTGCCGACCCGCCCCGATGGCAGTGAGCCTGTGCTCCTCAGCCTGGGCAGTGAGCAGGGACCGGTGGAGGTGTACGGCGCCGACGGCAGCCCCTTGGGCCAGATCAGCCCCGGCGGCGAAGCGTTGGAGGTCAAGGGTCTACCCATCCGGGTGGCGAGCGTGCTGCCCGCCAGTGGCATCCTTTTGAAACGAGATCCAGGGGTGCCGCTCGTCTACGCAGGCTTCGCGATCGCCCTAGCCGGCGGGGGGCTCAGCCTGGTGGCAACCCGCCAACTCTGGGCGATCGCCGAAGAAGGGCCTGGCCCGGGCCAGCTGCATGTGGCGGGCCTTTGCAACCGCAACCTCACCGGCTTTGCCGCCGAATTGCCCCAGCTGCTCAGCCAGCTTTAACAGGCAAGCCGGCTGCCGTGGCTCACCCGCACCACGGTGTGCACGTTGCCGCGGGGATGGAAGTCTGCCTCCAGCTGCATCCACTGGGGCTCGGTAGCAGCCACAAGATCATCGAGGATGCGGTTTGTGACCTCTTCGTGGGAGATGGCCCGGTCGCGGTAGCTGTTTACGTAGAGCTTGATCGCCTTGAGCTCTACCACCCTGGGGCCAGGCTGGTAGATCAGGCGCAGCACCGCAAAATCCGGGTAGCCCGAAAAAGGGCACTTGCAGGTGAATTCCGGCAGCTCAATGGAGATCTCGTAGGCCCGGCCCGGCCGGGGGTTGTCAAAACAGATCAGCTCCGCCTCGGCGATGGCCCGCTCGCCATAGGCGGGGGTGAGGGTGCGATCGGAAACGGCAGCAGGGCTGGAAGACATGGAAAGGCGATAGGGCCCGGCCAGAAACCGGCTGAAGGCCAATCCTAGGAACGGGCCCAGACCTGCCTGCCAGTTGTGCTGGCCGGTAGCCACAGCTACCACGATCGCCCCGGCACTCGGGCCTAATAGGCCTGTCAGCTGCCCTCGGCAGCGGGCACCTGAGAGACTTCCCATCAGCATCAGCTGCTTCCATGAAAAAAGTCGAGGCCATCATTCGTCCCTTCAAGCTCGAGGACGTCAAGATCGCACTGGTCAACGCGGGCATCGTGGGCATGACCGTCAGCGAGGTGCGGGGCTTTGGCCGTCAGAAGGGCCAGGTGGAGCGCTACCGCGGCTCGGAATTCACCGTGGAATTTCTGCAGAAGCTCAAACTGGAGATCGTCGTCGATGACGACAAGGTGGATACGGTGGTTTCAGCCGTCCAGGAGGCTGCCCGCACCGGCGAAATCGGCGACGGCAAGATCTTCGTCAGCACAATCGACGCCGTGATCCGCATCCGCACGGGCGATCGCGACAGCGGCGCCATCTAAGCCTGAGCCCCGGGGTCAGCTCTGGGGTCAGCCCTTGGCGGCAAGGCAAGGGGCCAGGGTGGTGGCCACCAGGGCCCTGATGGTGGCGGGGTTGACCCCAGCGGTTGGGATGGCCCTGTCTGCTGGTGCTCCCTGGGGGCCAAGGCCAGTGGGCCGCAGCCAGAGCAGGTATTCGTGGTTGCCCGCCGGACCGGTGAGTGGGGAGGCCACCAACCCCCAGGCCTCCAGGCCCAAAGCCGCCGCCGCTCCAACCACACCCGCAATGGCATCGCAGTGGGCAGCAGGATCCCGCACCACCCCCCCCTTGCCCACCCGCCCCTTGCCCACTTCAAACTGGGGCTTGACCAGCAGGAGCAGATCCCAGGCCGCTTCGGGCCGGAGTAAGCCCAGCAGGGCGGGCAGCACCAGGGAAAGTGAGATGAACGACACATCGGCCACCGCCAGATCGGGCCAGGGGTCAGCGGGCCCATAGAGATCGGCCGCCAACAGGTGGCGCAGGTTGGTGCGCTCCCGCAGCACCAGGCGCGGATCGCAGCGCAGGCTCCAGGCGGTCTGCCCGTAGCCCACATCGATGCCATAGACGCGCTCTGCGCCGTGCTGGAGCAGGCAATCGCTGAAGCCCCCGGTGGAGATGCCGCCATCGAGGCAGACCCGGCCCCGCACCTCCAGGGGGAAGGTGGCCAGGGCCTGGAGCAGCTTCTCCCCGCCCCGGGAGACAAATCGGGGGGATTGCTGCACGTGCAGCTCCGCCTCCGGCAACACCTCCGTGCCTGGCTTGTCGAGCACCCGATCGCCCAGCCGCACCCGCCCGGCCCGGATCAGCTGCTGGGCCTGCTGGCGGCTGGCGGCCAGGCCGCGGGCCACCAGCTCCTGATCCAGGCGTTGTCTGCGGCCCATGGCACTTGCGCTTCTGTGATCAAACCACAACTCAAACGGAACAGATTCCAAGCATCAGGGCGCCATGGCCAAACCCGACCCAGGATGGCCCCATCTTCCCCATGCCCCAGTGATGGCCAACAACGTGGTGGAGCTTCTCTACCCGGGAAGCTTCGTGAAATTGCGCAACCAACCCGCCGACCTGCCGCCCTTCCAGCTGCTCCAGTGCCGTGGAGGTCGCTGCTGGGTGCGCCAGCAGGCCTGGGGTCAGCAGGTGCAGTGGGAAGTGGAACACCGCCGGCTCACCAGCGTGGCCTGAACAAGCTCCAGCGAGCGCCCCAATAGATTGGCCCGATGTGAGCCTTCGCGGCCTTGATCGAGCGTTACACCCTGCCCGAAATGGGCAACCTCTGGAGCGAACAGGCCAAGTTCCAGAGCTGGCTCGATGTGGAGATCGCCGCCACCGAAGCCAACTGCCAGCTCGGCCGGGTGCCGGCCGAAGCGTTGGCGGCGATCAAGGCGAAGGCCGCCTTCTCGGTGGAGCGCATCCTCGAGATCGAGGCGGAGGTGCGCCACGACGTGATCGCCTTCCTCACCAACGTCAACGAGCACGTGGGCGATGCCGGCCGCCACATCCACGTCGGCATGACCAGCTCCGATGTGCTCGACACCGGCCTGGCCCTGCAACTGAAGGCCTCGGTGCAGCTGCTGCGCGCCGAGCTCGATGCCCTGGCCGATGCCCTCAGGGCCCTAGCCCGCGAGCACAAGGGCACCGTGATGATTGGCCGCAGCCATGCCATCCACGGCGAGCCGATCAGCTTCGGCTTCAAGCTGGCCGGCTGGCTGGCGGAGGTGGTGCGCAACCAGGAGCGCCTCGAGCGCCTGGAGCGGGTGGTGAGCGTGGGCCAGATCAGCGGCGCCATGGGCACCTACGCCAACACCGACCCCCAGGTGGAGGCCATCGCCTGCGAGCGGCTCGGCCTGGTGCCGGATGCGGCCAGCACCCAGGTGATCGCCCGCGATCGCCACGCCGAATACGTGCAGACCCTCGCCCTGGTGGGGGCGGCCCTGGAGCGCTTCTCCACCGAGATCCGCAACCTGCAGCGCACCGATGTGCTGGAGGTGGAGGAAAACTTCGCCAAGGGGCAAAAAGGGAGCTCGGCCATGCCCCACAAGCGCAACCCGATCCGCAGCGAGCGGATCAGCGGCCTGGCCAGGGTGCTGCGCAGTTATGTGGTGGCGGCGCTGGAAAACTGCGCCCTCTGGCACGAGCGCGACATCAGCCACAGCTCGGTGGAGCGCATGATGCTGCCGGATTGCTCGGTGACCCTCCACTTCATGCTGCGCGAGATGACCGCGGTAGTGAAGGGCCTAGGGGTTTACCCAGGCAACATGGCCCGCAACATGAATGTCTATGGCGGTGTGGTGTTCAGCCAGCGGGTGCTGCTGGCCCTGGTGGAAGCCGGCATCAACCGCGAAGACGCCTACCGGATCGTGCAGCGCCACGCCCACACCGCCTGGAACACCGCCGGGGGTGATTTCCGCGCCAACCTGGCGGCCGACGCGGAGGTGACGGCGCGGCTCAGCCCGGCAGCCCTGGCGGATTGTTTCTCCACCGAGCTGCACCAAGCCCATCTGGGGGTGATCTGGCAGCGACTGGGGATTTGAGCTGGGGTTTTGAGCTGGGGGCTCTAGCTAGCTGCTCAGCCCCAGTGCAGCCGAATCGGCACCGCCCCCTCCAGGCTCAGCTTGACCGGACAGCTTTCCCCGGCCCGCTGCAGCACATCCCGCTGCTGCTCGCTGAGGCCAGCCGGCAGGCTGATCCACACCTCCAGCAGGGCGATGCGCCGTGGCGCCTCGGAGCCCATGGTCTTCTGCACCCGGGCGGTGGCCCCCTGCAGCGGCCAGTCGTGGCGCTCGGCGACGATTCCCAGGATCGTCAGGATGCAGGTGCTCAGGGCCGTGGCCACCAGATCGGTGGGCGAGAACCGCTCCCCCTTGCCCTGGTTGTCGGTGGGGGCATCGGTCTCGAGCACAGAGCCCGAGGGGCCATGGCTGGAGTGGCAGCGCAGGGCTCCCTCGTAGCGGCTGTCGATCGTGGTCATCGCGGGGCGTAAGCGCCTCCCCACTCAAGCGCCTGGACGGTGGTACGGCCCGCCCTGCTGGATCGAGCGGGCCCGGTAAAGCTGCTCGAGCAGCAGTAGCCGCGCCAACTCATGGGGGAAGGTCAGGGGCGAGAGGCTCAGGCGCCAGCTGGCCCGCGCCTTGAGCGTCGGATCGAGGCCAGCGGCACCGCCGATCACAAAAGCCAGCTGCTCGGAGCCGGATCCCTCCAGTGCCTGGGCGAAGGCCAGCGAGTCATAGGTCTGGCCCTCTTCGCACAGGGCCACCAGCTGCTCACCCCGGCGCAGCTCGGAGCTGATCGCCTCGGCTTCGCGGGCCAGGCCGCCATCGCGCAGCTCAACTA
Protein-coding regions in this window:
- a CDS encoding allophycocyanin — encoded protein: MSIVSNSIINADAEARYLSPGELDQIKSFVAAGQRRIRVAQVLGESRERIVKTAGGALFQRRPDVISPGGNAYGEEMTASCLRDMDYYLRLVTYGIIAGDVTPIEEVGIIGAKEMYRSLGTPLDAMAESVREMKSAAMGLLTGSDAEEAGFYFDYVIGALS
- the apcB gene encoding allophycocyanin subunit beta; protein product: MQDAITNVINQADVQGLYLDDSAMGRLEQYFTSGELRVRAAATISSNGSAIIREAVAKSLLYSDITRPGGNMYTTRRYAACIRDLDYYLRYATYAMLAGDTSILDERVLNGLKETYNSLGVPIGATVQSIQAMKETTASLVGPDAGREMAVYFDYICSGLGN
- a CDS encoding phycobilisome linker polypeptide; this translates as MRLFKITACIPSPEKSRTQRELQNTYFTKWVPYDSWFAEQQRIMKQGGKILKVELATGRRQQNVGN
- a CDS encoding FtsW/RodA/SpoVE family cell cycle protein, which translates into the protein MLPLPWEQWPAEARLLLAMVGLWSGIGLLVLTSASWWVAEREMGDGAFYLKRQLIWMVASWGLLWLGLSTSLRRWLHLAPLGLWGGILLIAATLVMGSTVNGASRWLVIGPVQLQPSELVKPFLVLQGAALFAHWKRIGIDQKLLWLGVFGALILLILKQPNLSTAALSGLLLWLMAMAAGLSMPLLLGAAGAGGLLGMGSIMLNEYQRIRVVSFLNPWSDAQGDGYQLVQSLLAIGSGGLLGEGFGLSTQKLQYLPIQSTDFIFAVFAEEFGFVGSVGLLLFLMLFGFVGLRVALSCRSNQQRLIAIGCTTLLLGQSILNIAVASGAMPTTGLPLPLISYGGNSLMASLLVCGLLIRCSLEAGGLAPTPRRRRRTAPAR
- a CDS encoding cytochrome c biogenesis protein CcdA, encoding MISLGPQLADWARTSEALLQHSLASPTPSTVAVVFAGGLLTSLGPCSLSLLPVTLAYLAGFSGPAGSQELERQAPWKRSLSFAAGIVAALVLLGLVSGFLGRIYGQIPGLVPIVVALLALLMGLNLLGLLRLPLPAGPDPEIWRRKVPAPLAPLAAGLAFGLAATPCTTPVLAVLLAWMAQNGKPLVGMLLLSSFGAGQVVPLLLAGTAAASLPGLLSLRRVGQWVPPISGVVLVTTGAVTLVANWR
- a CDS encoding cytochrome c biogenesis protein ResB, which translates into the protein MKALPRLVALISDLRLAIVLLLVIAIASGVGTAIPQRETAEFYHRLYDPQPWLGLLPGEGVLALQLDHIYSSGWFLGLLAWLALALLLCSWRRQWPALRASLRWIDYRKPRQLSKLSLAESLATDQPGASLEKLAQLLQGKGWQIRRQGDRLAARKGLLGKVGPLLVHAGMVVLMLGAAWGAVAGQRAEQYLAPGRSLELMDSRGSSKLTLALDNFSIQRDPAGRPEQFTSQLRILEGDGSGGSLLKQAQISVNHPLRFQGVTLYQADWALAAISLQLGRSPLLQLPLQSFPQLGEQVWGLVLPTRPDGSEPVLLSLGSEQGPVEVYGADGSPLGQISPGGEALEVKGLPIRVASVLPASGILLKRDPGVPLVYAGFAIALAGGGLSLVATRQLWAIAEEGPGPGQLHVAGLCNRNLTGFAAELPQLLSQL
- the queF gene encoding preQ(1) synthase, which translates into the protein MSSSPAAVSDRTLTPAYGERAIAEAELICFDNPRPGRAYEISIELPEFTCKCPFSGYPDFAVLRLIYQPGPRVVELKAIKLYVNSYRDRAISHEEVTNRILDDLVAATEPQWMQLEADFHPRGNVHTVVRVSHGSRLAC
- a CDS encoding P-II family nitrogen regulator, which codes for MKKVEAIIRPFKLEDVKIALVNAGIVGMTVSEVRGFGRQKGQVERYRGSEFTVEFLQKLKLEIVVDDDKVDTVVSAVQEAARTGEIGDGKIFVSTIDAVIRIRTGDRDSGAI
- a CDS encoding TlyA family RNA methyltransferase — its product is MGRRQRLDQELVARGLAASRQQAQQLIRAGRVRLGDRVLDKPGTEVLPEAELHVQQSPRFVSRGGEKLLQALATFPLEVRGRVCLDGGISTGGFSDCLLQHGAERVYGIDVGYGQTAWSLRCDPRLVLRERTNLRHLLAADLYGPADPWPDLAVADVSFISLSLVLPALLGLLRPEAAWDLLLLVKPQFEVGKGRVGKGGVVRDPAAHCDAIAGVVGAAAALGLEAWGLVASPLTGPAGNHEYLLWLRPTGLGPQGAPADRAIPTAGVNPATIRALVATTLAPCLAAKG
- the purB gene encoding adenylosuccinate lyase; translated protein: MIERYTLPEMGNLWSEQAKFQSWLDVEIAATEANCQLGRVPAEALAAIKAKAAFSVERILEIEAEVRHDVIAFLTNVNEHVGDAGRHIHVGMTSSDVLDTGLALQLKASVQLLRAELDALADALRALAREHKGTVMIGRSHAIHGEPISFGFKLAGWLAEVVRNQERLERLERVVSVGQISGAMGTYANTDPQVEAIACERLGLVPDAASTQVIARDRHAEYVQTLALVGAALERFSTEIRNLQRTDVLEVEENFAKGQKGSSAMPHKRNPIRSERISGLARVLRSYVVAALENCALWHERDISHSSVERMMLPDCSVTLHFMLREMTAVVKGLGVYPGNMARNMNVYGGVVFSQRVLLALVEAGINREDAYRIVQRHAHTAWNTAGGDFRANLAADAEVTARLSPAALADCFSTELHQAHLGVIWQRLGI
- a CDS encoding OsmC family protein, which gives rise to MTTIDSRYEGALRCHSSHGPSGSVLETDAPTDNQGKGERFSPTDLVATALSTCILTILGIVAERHDWPLQGATARVQKTMGSEAPRRIALLEVWISLPAGLSEQQRDVLQRAGESCPVKLSLEGAVPIRLHWG
- a CDS encoding 23S rRNA (pseudouridine(1915)-N(3))-methyltransferase RlmH gives rise to the protein MNPARIRILAVGKVRKGWVSEGVELYRRRLPGLEIVELRDGGLAREAEAISSELRRGEQLVALCEEGQTYDSLAFAQALEGSGSEQLAFVIGGAAGLDPTLKARASWRLSLSPLTFPHELARLLLLEQLYRARSIQQGGPYHRPGA